The genomic region ATCTGGGTTCATGTAGGCTTTGTAGAAGAATCTCGCGAACAGCACAAAGTAACTGAAGTACATGGCGATTGAGACTTTAACGTTAGTGGGTGACACGTGACAGTCGACGTGACCATCCTGGAGGTACTGGGCGGCCCATATGTTGACGGTACACCCGACAATCATCTGGGTTAGTTGGAGAGATGTGATGAGCATGGCGAAGTTTTTGGGCGGGTTGTAGCCGAGGCATTTGAGCGCATAGTAGCCGTACATGATGGAGTGCACACAGTAGTTCATGACAATGAACCATCTGGCCGAAGCTGTGTACTCGGTGTAGGAGAACCACGAGTAGAGCAGCACTGTGATGTGGTGGTACCAGTGCAGGA from Nilaparvata lugens isolate BPH chromosome 11, ASM1435652v1, whole genome shotgun sequence harbors:
- the LOC111058289 gene encoding elongation of very long chain fatty acids protein 6 isoform X2, translating into MHDRVSGFWTWLFVLSKLPELGDTIFVVLRKQPLIFLHWYHHITVLLYSWFSYTEYTASARWFIVMNYCVHSIMYGYYALKCLGYNPPKNFAMLITSLQLTQMIVGCTVNIWAAQYLQDGHVDCHVSPTNVKVSIAMYFSYFVLFARFFYKAYMNPDPNWKKRQPESIPGNYRSQNGADKSKVQ